The genomic interval AAATTGCTGGATGAAGCAATCAGCAGCCTTGAGTTGTCCATTCAATACCATCAAGGAAGCGAATTCGGCTTTGCTGTGCGTTATTACAGTCTGGCCATCCTGTTGATTATGAAACAGGATTACTCGGAGGCGAAGAAACAGTATCTGGAAGCTCTGAAGTATTTCCAGTTCTTTGGTGACAGCTCCAAGATCGGCGAAATCAGCGAAGAATTAACATATCTTATCCGCTACGAGGATACTTTGTTTCAGGAGAATCTGTACAAACTGCTCGGCAAAAGGTTTTATGACGAGCCGGAACTGCCGAAAGGAGAAGCGATGTTAAAGCTTGCCAATCTTTTGATGAAGAAAGGCAAAAATATGGAAGCGCTGCGCTGCGGCTGGATCGCGCTGGTGTACGCCAGGTCGCTGCAGGATGAAACAAAAGAAATTGAGCTGCTGATTCAGGATTTGTCCCAGACTATCAGATATCAGAAAAAGACCTCCCGACTTTATCGGTAAAATCGTCTTAGAACTTTCAGAATGTAATTATACTTTCTGATATACCGAAAAAGGACTGTGAAAAAAATTGGGAATAGGTTAGAATAGATTATAAGCCAAAATAAGGTGGAGATGTTCACTTGAATCAACATGATCAGGTTCTGCTTGAAAGCTTTGAACGGATTTATTGTCTTTTAGAAAAAGAAACCCAAAATTTAACGGAGATCAAATCGGCTTATGCTGAAAAAATTCGCCAGTGGGAGGATGAGATCAAAGCGTATGCGATGATGATAGAGGAAATCTCCGTTCCGGCCAGGTTTATTCTTGAGCATATCCTGTCCCTGAAATTTAAGTCCGGTCAGATGGCAGTGGAAGCTGAGAATATCACCCAGGGTTTTTCTGGAATAGGGGACATCCGTGTGGAAAAATTCGGCATTATCAAAATCTCCACTGGAAACTTACAGCTTAGCTGGCGCGATGAACTGTATAATTACTTATTTTATCCTGATAAGGTGGAATTGCGGACAAACGACGAAAGGACGACGATTAAACTGTTCTTTTCCCAGCAATTTGACGGGAAGGATATTCAAAGATTTTCTGCGGTTACGGAAAGCCGTCAGTTGTTATATATTCACCCAGCATTGAAAAAGTATTTAGAACCATGTCAATCCTAAAATTTTAAATATAAGATTTATGGTTGACATGGTACTGTAGGAGTAAAAGTTTTAAACAATTGAAGGGAGCGCTGAGAATTGAATTATACGAAAGAAGATGTCTTGCGAGAGGCGTATGAAAAGGGCGTAAAATTCATGAGACTTCAGTTTACCGATATTTTCGGAGTATTAAAGAATGTCTCTATTCCGGTAGAACAACTTGAGAAAGCCCTGGACGGAGAAATGATGTTTGACGGTTCTTCCATTGAAGGCTTTGTGCGTATTGAGGAGTCGGACATGTACCTAAGACCCGACCCTGACACATTTGTCGTCTTCCCGTGGAGGCCTGCTGAAGGCGGGGTAGCGAGACTCATCTGTGATGTCTATAATCCTGACGGGACGCCATTCAACGGTTGCCCCCGCAATACACTAAAAAAAGTACTGGCAGAAGCCTCAGAAATGGGTTTCAAATGCTACATAGGACCGGAGCTGGAATTTTTCCTGTTCCATGTCGACACTGAGGGCAGACCGACCCTGATTACCCATGATAAAGCCGGTTATTTTGACATGACACCGGTTGATTTAGGGGAGAGTGCCAGAAGAGATATGGTTCTGGCGCTGGAACAGATGAATTTTGAAATTGAAGCCTCCCATCATGAAGTTGCTCCCGGACAGCATGAGATTGACTTCAAATATGCCGATGCCTTGGAAATGGCTGATAAAATGGTCACCTTCAGATTTGTCGTCCGGACGATTGCCCAGCGGCACGGACTGCATGCGACATTTATGCCAAAACCGATCTTTGGGATCAATGGCTCCGGAATGCATGTCAACCAGTCTTTATTCAAAAATGGCAAAAACGTTTTCTATGATCAGGAAGGACCGATGAACCTTTCGAGCGAAGCGTATCATTATATTGCCGGCATTATGGAGCATGCGAAGGCTTTCACAGCGATTACCAATCCTACGGTCAATTCGTATAAAAGGCTCGTTCCGGGCTATGAAGCGCCCTGCTATATTGCCTGGTCGGGCCGCAACCGGAGTCCGCTGATACGTATTCCGGCCAAGAGGGGTTCTTCAACCCGTATTGAGTTAAGAAGCCCGGATCCCTCCTGCAATCCTTATCTGGCTTTAGCGGTCCAGATTAAGGCCGGACTGGATGGGATCAAACGGAAACTTAACCCGCCCGAAGCCGTTGATTTGAATATTTTTGCCATGGATGACAGGCAAAGAAAAGAGATGGGGATTGACTCGCTTCCCGGAGATCTCAAAGAGGCTTTAACGCTATTAAGCAATGATGAAGTCATCAAAGATGCCCTCGGCGAGCACATCTATTCCCGATTTGTTGCAGCAAAGACCGAAGAATATGACAGCTTCCGCATCGCCGTGCATAAATGGGAAATCGACAGATATCTCGAAATATATTAGCCGCAGAGCACGCGTAATGATAGATGGCTAAAATTGTCAACCTAGTACCTTGTCAACTTTAAAACTGTAATATAATGGGGAGCAGATTTCTTTTAAGACAAGGCGGAGGATTGAGGCATACCGAGCGTATGGTGATTGACGACAACGCAGTATTAACAGAAATCTGCCGCCAGGATATATAGATTTAGGGTTGACATGGTACTAGGCAAGGGTTAGGGATATATTCCTTAACCCTTATTCTTCCCTGGTACCGCGTTGAATTATGTTAGCTATCCTGCTCCGCCCACAGCGGAACTGTGGCCCTCCATGACATTAACATAAAAAATCGGTGAGTAAGTTTTCTCGCAGGGGGTATTCTAAACAGTGTTTATCAGCCAGTTCAACCAATTAGCTTTTCAATACATAGAGAATTATGAAGTACAAAAGGCGCCCCCGGTTACGATAATTGCCGGCCAGGAAGGACTGGGCAAGACCCAGCTACTGAATTGTATCCTGCAAAAGATGAAGCCGCAAAAGGTGAAGACTGTCCTGATCGATGCAGATAAATTTTCAAAGAAATTTGCGTTTGCGGCCCAAAATGGCAGCCTTAACAGCTTTCGTCGCTCTGTGCGTTCTAATGACCTTTTCCTGCTTGATAATATTAATGTGCTGCAAGGGAAAAAGAAAACACTTGAAGAACTGTTCCATACCGTAGATACCATTCTGGCACAAGGCGGAAAGACGGTCATTACATATCAGGGCAGTACACCCAACTTTGACTTTTTGAACCAGCGGTTTGCATCAAGGCTTAAAAGCGGATTTTTCCTCTATTTAAAGGACCCGGCAGCCGAGGAGATCGAGCATTTCATCGCGTATCGTCTTACCGGAGATTTGTTTCAGGAGATCCTGCCCTGCCAGTCGGCGCTTCTTTCCGGAATTAAAAATATGAAGCAGGCTGTAAAGATTGCTGAACAGCTAAAAAAAGACATTCAGCCGGCAAACTTTGCGGAGGAGAAAATCCATGTACCTCAGTCCGAAAAATTATTTCACTTTCCAGGCATTGGAGAACAGGCCAATCTCGTTGTTTCTATCGTTTGTGAATGCTGCGGTTTGGAAAAAGACAAAGTCCTGGGCAGTACGAAAAAAAGGGAGATTGTGGAAGCAAGGCAAATGGTGTATCTCCTGCTGCATGAGATATTTCAGTGCCCCTATCGTGATATTGCGTCCTATTTTCGAAAAAACACCGGAAGTCTGACAAATCAGTCTGAAAAGATACGGGAGAGAAAACAGGCGTTGTTTGAAACTTTATGTAAAAAACTGTATAATGCTGAAAAGGAGAGATCTTATGGGCGCGGATAGCAAGGTTGCAGTTTTAACCAGCGGAGGGGATGCTCCCGGAATGAACACCGCGATACGGGCGGTTGTTCGCAAGGGCATTTACCATGATCTCCGGGTATATGGGGTTTTCCATGGTTATGATGGGCTTCTGCGCGGTGAAATAAAAGAAATGGAGCTGGGTTCAGTTGCAGATATTGTGCATCGCGGCGGAACAGTCCTGAAAACTGCCAGATGTGAAGAAATGTTTACAGCTGAAGGCCAGCGTCAGGCCGCGGATCAGCTGAAGGCCAAAGGAATCGAAGCGCTCGTGGTCATTGGCGGAGATGGTTCTTACCGCGGAGCAAAAAAACTTGCCGAATGGGGTATCAAAGTCATTGGCGTGCCGGGTACGATTGACAATGACATTGCCGGCACAGATTCAACGATTGGTTTTGACACGGCGGTGAACACCGTTGTTGAGGCTGTAAGCAAATTAAGAGATACCGCTTCATCCCATGAACGGACTTTTCTTGTCGAAGTCATGGGCAGAAACTGCGGAGATATTGCCCTCCACTCAGGACTCGCGATTGGTGCCGAATCGATCCTGACTCCCGAAATTCCTTTTGATCTTCAGGAAATCAGTGAGAAACTGCTGCGGGGATATCGGAGAGGAAAAAATCACAGTATTATTATTTGTGCCGAAGGAGCAGGGGATATCCGTGAAATTGCTTCAGGCTTAAAAAAATATTCCGGATTGGAAAACCGAGTGACGATTCTCGGTCACATTCAACGCGGAGGAGCGCCCTCGGCGGCCGATTCTTTGCTTGGAGCAATGATGGGCGGCAAGGCCATTGAAGCGCTGATGGAGGGAAAATCTGAGGTGATGATCTCTCATTTCCAAAATGAGATTGTGGACAGGCCACTGGAACTCGCTTTTAAGGAAAAGAAAATGTTTAACCGTAAGCTCTATGAGCTGGCTAACGAGCTGGCTATTTAACGATATATAACTTTGCGAGGTGGGAAGAGAAGTGGAGACTGTTTTTGCCCTTGATATCGGCACCAGAGTCGTTATTGGACTTGTGGCGCAAAAGAGTGAATCGGGATATGAAGTCATAGCCAGTGCGCGGACCGAACATACGCAAAGGGCGATGTATGACGGACAGGTTCATGATGTGAACGAAGTCGCTAAAGCTGTATCCTATGTAAAGCATGAACTTGAGCATAAACTAAACTGCAAATTGACAAAAGTGGCTGTGGCTGCAGCAGGCAGGGCACTTTGTACCGAAACAGCGACGGTCACGAGAGAGGAAGTTCTGCCGACACACTGGGAACAGGAAGAAGTCCTGGCCATGGAAATGGAAGCTGTCCAAAAGGCCATGAAGAAAATCTCGGCTGAAGAGACAGATAATATCCTATTCTACTGTGTCGGATACAGTACGGTGAAGCAGCTGCTCGAAGACCAGCAGATTACAACGCTGGTCGGGCAGAGGGGAAAAAAAGCAGAAATCACGGTTATTTCTTCGTTTTTACCGAGAACGGTTGTCGATGGCCTTATTGCAGTTTTAGCAAGGGCGGGGCTTGAGATGGCCAGTTTGACGCTGGAACCGATTGCCGCCGGACTGGCCGCAATTCCCGGAGATATGAGAAGACTGAATCTGGCCCTCGTGGATATCGGGGCAGGGACAGCAGATATTGCATTTACCAAGGAAGGCACTTTCTTTGCCTATGGAATGGTGCCCATGGCCGGCGATGAGGTCACAGAAGCAATCTGTTCCAATTATCTGGTCGATTTTCAGGAAGGCGAAAGGATTAAAAAACAGCTGAACGGGAACGATCCAAATCCAAACAGCCTGATTGACATCGTCAATTTCTTCGGAGCCAGGTCCTCTGTCACACGTCAGGAAATTCTGGATGTCATTAAACCGACCGTTCAGGTGATTGCCGAAAGGATCGGCGGAGAAATCCTGCTGCTGAATAACAGCTGTTCACCCCAGGCTGTGATCATGGTCGGGGGAGGTAGCCTTACTCCCTTGATGGGAGATATTTTGTCAAAGGTGATTAATCTTTCCCGGGGTAGAATCGGCATTCAAGTCCGCGAAAGGTTGTCCGCGGTCTCCGGCCAGGAAGAAGATTTATTTGGTTCGGATGTCATTACGCCGATAGGAATTGCAATTTCCGCGCTGGATAATAAAGGTCTCCATTATTATGCAGTCAATGTAAATAACACGAATATTCCGTTGTTTGAACTGCAGCTTGCTACGGTGGCGGAAGGGCTTCTCGCAGCAGGCATCCAGCCGAAAACGTTCTTTGGACGTCCGGGATCGGCGCTGATCTATAAGCTAAACGGTGAGATTCAGGTTATTAAAGGAGAGTTGGGAAGTCCAGCGGTGATTACAGTCAATGGCCAGTCGGCCAAGCTGGATCAGAGGCTTAGTCAGGGTGACGAGGTCACCTTTATGCCGGGTCATTCAGGAGAAGATGCCAAAGCGCAGGTCAAAGATGTCATTTCCCGGCCCGCAGCGAAGAAGATTATCTGGGATGGCAAGGAAGAGGAATTCAATCCGTTCATCTATCTGAACAATAAACCGGCAGATGAAGAAGACTGGCTTGAGGATGGCTGCAGCCTGCTTGTAAAAATGAATGAAACGCTCTATGATTTACTGGCCATGAAAGGCATTAATCTCAATAAAATAAACAAAAAGAAAATCAAAGTCAACAATCAGCCCCGGGAACTGGTATCGGATATGGAGATTATCGTAAATGGTTACGCTGTAACCAAAGACTGTGTTATTAATAACAACGATCGTATCGATATTCTTGAGAAAAAAATATTGATCAGGGATTTGGCGCTGGAAGCCGAACCGATGATTTTTACGGTTAACGGAGAAGCGTTCAGTTTACCGCCGCTTGAAGCAAAGATCTACTGCAAAGGAAGGGTCATTCAGGAAGATGAGCCTATCGAAGACGGTATGGAAATCAGAGTGGAAGGTTTTTCGCGCAAACCCATTTTGTCGGAACTATTTCCGTATATAAATCTTGCTGAAAACTCAATTTCGGGCGGAAAACTGGAAATGCAGGTCAATGGCAGTGAAGCTCATTTTACGACCGAGCTGAATCAGGGAGACCGTATTATTGTCAACTGGATCAACAAATTTGCGCTCGCCAGATAAAAAAAGAAAACCCCCAGCTGGGGGCGATAGGCCAAGGGCCTAGGTGGAAAGGGTTAAGGAGTATACACCCAGCAGTATAGTCGGAAACAGCCGTACTTGTCCCGTTTTTTCACCCAACAGCATGTTCTGGAGGGTGAATAGTTCAGGAGAGCGGTTTAACGCACTACATGGACCGCGTCATTTCTTCATCACGGCTCCGATACTCCCACCGATCACACCCGCTATGGGACTAATCAGGACTTTCTTGAGCAGTATTTTCCAAGAAGGATCACCCGCATAGAAAATGTAATAAATCAATAGGGTGACCACAAAAAAACCGATTCCAACAGCCAGTCCGTACAGAAGTCCTCTTGCTCCGGATTGATACGCAATGTAAAAACTGGCGATGAGTACGCCAATTCCGGCAGCGAGCAGCGAGTAAAGGAAAGATTCCTGCACCGAAGTAAAAAAGTAGACCAGACTCAGAACAACGGTCAGCAGAAATGAGATAACAATGGCCAGCGCTATACCTTTGGTAACTAACGACAGCTGAAACGGTTTTGACATACGGCAGCCTCCCTTTTCTCCAATTTCTGTACACCATATGCTTGGCCCATATAACTTATGACTTAAAAGCTTAGACAAAGTTTGAAATAAAAAAGGTTTAGGGAGAAGGCGATCAAGATGAAAAAAATGATTCCAGATTTTAAAAAGATGAGCGAACAGGAAAAAAAGATTACGATGCTGACAGCCTATGATTTTCCGACGGCACGAATCGTGGAAAAAGCCGGCGTCGATGTAATCCTTGTGGGTGATTCGCTTGGGATGGTCATCTTAGGATATGACTCAACCGTTCCAGTGACAATGGAGGATATGCTGCATCATGCCAAAGCTGTCCGCCGGGGTGCTCCAAGTACTTTCATGATTGTGGATATGCCTTATCTGACCTATGCGAGGCCTGAAGATGCGTTGCGCAATGCCGGAAGGCTGATGCAGGAGGGTGGAGCCGACGCTGTTAAACTCGAGGGCGGGGAGGAATACCGCGAGATTATCAGCTTTCTGACCAAAGCCGGGATTCCTGTTGTCGGACACATTGGTTTGACGCCTCAAACCGCCGGCCTGCTGGGCGGATATAAAGTCCAGGGAACAGAAATACACAGCGCTTCCAAACTTTTGCGTGATGCCGGAATTCTGGCTCAAGCCGGTGTTTTTATGCTGGTCCTGGAAGCAATACCGGCGCTACTCGCGGCAAAGATCACACAGTCGATATCCGTACCGACCATTGGCATTGGTGCCGGAAATCAATGCGACGGCCAGGTCCTGGTTATTCATGACATGATTGGCGCTTCGGACAAGACTGTACCGACTTTCGTCAAACAATACGCAATGATTGAATCCCTGATCGTTGATGCTGTGCAAAAATATTGCGCGGAAGTCAAAGACACCGCGTTTCCTTCCGACAAACATTCTTTTTCCATGAAGGAAGAGGTTTTAAACAAGCTGACCTGACAGACAAATAATTTATTAATTTTTCGAAATAGTTTTAGCAGGCTTAATATTATTTTTAAAAAATTAATATATTTTTACAATTTAAGTGAAAATAATCATTAATTTATGATATAATACAATAAACTATTTGGTTGTTTTATTTTTGCTTGGAAGGATGAATAACATTGAAGCTGAAAGATAAGACGTACAATAAGTTCTTGGAGTTTTTTGAGAAGGTGTCCAAGAAACATGAAGAAGATCAGTTTGAGATTGCCTATTCCGAAATACAACGTGAGACAGGCGTGGCAAGTATTACCCTGAAAAAAGCGCTGAAGGTGCTGGAAGACGACAAGATTATTGAAATCAATCAGGGCAGAAATACCCGATATGGCAAGATCAGGTATCTAAATAAATTGAATGCCAATTCAAAAGATCCCGCTAATAGAACAAGAACGCTTGCTTTAGTGGATGATGGAACGGTGAATCCAGGGACACTGCATCAAATCAAGAATATGTCCAGTCTCGTCGAACAGCTGCGGCAGAGGGTACGTACCCAGGAGATGACGATTTCTGTGATTTTGGACAGACTTGCTGATTTGGAAGATAGAGTGCATCGCTAAAACATAATTGGTTTTCCAGTTGTTTCTAGAGGATTTTTCTTCACCCCGGTGTTATAATAGCTATGATGCTGCTCTGTTTGTATGGACTATCATGGTTTTGATCCTATTTTTTTCTCGGGAACTGAGTAGTGGCAGGTCGTGTACATCATGCTTTGCAAAAAGAAGATGGAAAGATCTGTCTAGGTACCCACCTGCATGTGCAGGGTCAGAAAACCAGATGTCTAACGGCAAAGCGGGAAGAGGATGTCCAACGGACATCCTCTTTAAAATTTATGAGGAATTCTATGGAGGAGAAAGTGTCTAATTCTAAATTTCTGGCTATAATTCCGTTAATGGTTTTAATATTGTTTGAGACGGTCTCACGCGGAAGTTTCGTCCATACACTGGTCTGGGTAGTATGCCAACCGAATCAATTTATTGCCACGTATGCTATTCTGTTTGGACTGATTAATGCTTTTTATCTTTTGCCCCGGCGTTTGTACCTGTCCATTGCAGTAGTCATTCTAACCGGCCTTTCCTTTATTGCGCTGGTCAGCAGGGAAAAACTACTCCTAAGAGGAGAGCCTTTGCTGCCCTGGGATTTAAACCTTGGGAAGGAAGCCGCGAATATTTCCCAGAGCTTTCAGGATCTGCCGATCGCTTTTATGTTGGGACTCGTGATTTTGCTCATCGCTGCGATCATCCTGATCATTCGTTACATACCAAGAGAAGAGTACCTTTCGGCTCAAAAAGTCCCCATTGCGGTACTGTCTTTTCTCTTGCTGTTTAATCTGGTTGCCCATACTTCTATGCAAAAGACCTTCAACTGCCGGCTTGTAAACTGGAGCCAGCAGTCCAATTACGAAGAAAATGGCTTGATTATAGGCTTTATGATGAATTATAAAGCCTATTCGGATAATGCTCCGGCTTCTTACCAAAAAGAAGAAATTGAAAAGATCATTGCTCAGACCAAAACTGATTACACGGTTGATCCGGATTTTACCCCAAATGTCATCTTTGTGCAAAGTGAGGCTTTCTGGGATCCGACGCTGATGAAAGAAGTAAGCTTCAGTGAAGATCCAATTCCGTATTTTCATTATCTGCAAAAAAATTATTCAGGCGGAAAGATAGTTGTTCCTGTCTTTGCCGGAGGAACGGTGAATACAGAGTTTGAAGTTCTAACAGGGTATTCCTGCCAGTTTCTCCCGGCAGGGATCATTCCGTATGTCCAGTACGCAACCAGGGATATGGATGCTCTGCCCGCAATTTACAAAAAGCAGGGCTATGAGGCTACGGCAATTCATACTTACCATAACTGGTTTTACCGCCGCAATATTGTTTTCGAAGAGATGGGATTTGACAAATTTATCAGCAAGGAATTTTTTACAGATCCGGAGAAGAAAGGAACTTATATCCGTGATACGGAGCTTACGAAGAAGATTCTGCAGCAGCTTGGACAGAATGATAAACCCGATTTTATCTATGCGATTTCTATGGAGGCTCATGGACCTTATGCGGAAAAACCTAATGCCGGAAATACGATTCAGGTTCAGGGCGACTTTTCAGCTAAAAATAAAATACTTCTGGAGAATTACGTCAATACGATTTCTGACGTCGATCAGTCCCTGAAAGCATTGATTGAAGGTCTAAATAAGATTGATGAACCAACGATCGTTGTTTTTTATGGAGACCATTTGCCTTTGCTCGGCAATAGTTCCGAAGTGTATAAAGAAGCTGACTTTTTTCAGGATGGAGGAAGTTACAGCGATTATTTAAACAAATATACGGTGCCATTTGTTATCTGGGACAATTTTTCTACCCAGAAAGATAAAAATATTTGCATTTCTTCCAGCTTTTTGGGGCCATATATTCTGGAAAAAAGCAAAAAAGAAGGAAATACGCTGATGGATTTCCTCTATTCCTTATATGAAAAAGGGTCGGACGTGATGGCCGCCGCGCAATATCAGAAGAATGAAAAAATCACCGAAGCAGAATCCGCGGACTATGAAATGCTGCAATATGATTCCCTGATTGGCAATGCGTATGTCTATGAGCTTAAACCACAGGATAAACCTGTTCAGAATGCTTTGTACCTGCTTGGAGAACGTTTTCCCAAGATCGAAAAGGTCCTTCGTCTGAGTGGAAATGTGATTCAGGTTCAAGGGGAAAACTTCCTGCCGGATTATCAGATTTATATTGATGATACCCTGGTTAAAACGAAGTACGTAAGTAATACTGTCTTAACAGCCGTCTTGCCGAAATCAATCCAGAATGAGACTGAGCCTGTCAGCCTTCTTTTAAAGATGATCGACAGCCTCAATAATGTTATTTCGGAATCAAATACGTATTCATTCTCGTGTACGGATGGCGCCTCCATCGATGATAAATAAGCGCGGCCATCCATTACGGAGATTAAACCCAAAGCTAATGTATTTGCGTTTTATGGTGTACTATTGGCCCATTCTTCATCAAACAGCGCTGCAACTTTTTTGGCGACAGCAGGGGAAGGGATAGTCAAAGAACCTTCGTGATTAATAACAAAAGAAGGATATGTCCAGGCAGAATTGGAAACAAACAGCGTTGTCTGATCAAAAATACCGAAATTCGCACCCATCGCTTTTTTGTCAGGATGATTGTAATAGCGCAATTCGATCTGGGCGTCCTTTAATTCCTGAATAGCATCGGGCGAGGTAATTGCACTGGAAAGGCTGACGATCACTTTCACGTTACAGCCTCTTTTTTTTGCCTCCAACAGGGCATCGATTATATCGTCTTTACTCAGTTGTTCGGTTTCTATTAAGACCTCAGACGCAGCAGCGTTGATTAAATTAAGAAGCTGCTGTTTAACATTGACAGCAATGGCAAAGGTAATATTGTCTTCTGGTAATTTGGAAGTATCCGGTAAATCAAGCGACAGTGTTGTCGTATAGTTCCAGTCTTTGCCGAAGGATTTGTCCATGACACCGACAGAGTCTCCGGATAGTTTTACAGCCATGCTGTGCGCATCGAAGCCTTTGGCGGTCCAGTCCTTTCCGTAAAAAACAGCCGTTTTGTGATCAACAACCATATAGCGTACTGTCTGGTACTGTCCTTTCTCAGCAGGATAGTACTGGACCGATATGTTTTCATTTTTTAGTGCTTTGATGGTTGAGGTATTATCTC from Dehalobacter sp. carries:
- a CDS encoding DnaA/Hda family protein, with product MFISQFNQLAFQYIENYEVQKAPPVTIIAGQEGLGKTQLLNCILQKMKPQKVKTVLIDADKFSKKFAFAAQNGSLNSFRRSVRSNDLFLLDNINVLQGKKKTLEELFHTVDTILAQGGKTVITYQGSTPNFDFLNQRFASRLKSGFFLYLKDPAAEEIEHFIAYRLTGDLFQEILPCQSALLSGIKNMKQAVKIAEQLKKDIQPANFAEEKIHVPQSEKLFHFPGIGEQANLVVSIVCECCGLEKDKVLGSTKKREIVEARQMVYLLLHEIFQCPYRDIASYFRKNTGSLTNQSEKIRERKQALFETLCKKLYNAEKERSYGRG
- a CDS encoding LTA synthase family protein, coding for MSNSKFLAIIPLMVLILFETVSRGSFVHTLVWVVCQPNQFIATYAILFGLINAFYLLPRRLYLSIAVVILTGLSFIALVSREKLLLRGEPLLPWDLNLGKEAANISQSFQDLPIAFMLGLVILLIAAIILIIRYIPREEYLSAQKVPIAVLSFLLLFNLVAHTSMQKTFNCRLVNWSQQSNYEENGLIIGFMMNYKAYSDNAPASYQKEEIEKIIAQTKTDYTVDPDFTPNVIFVQSEAFWDPTLMKEVSFSEDPIPYFHYLQKNYSGGKIVVPVFAGGTVNTEFEVLTGYSCQFLPAGIIPYVQYATRDMDALPAIYKKQGYEATAIHTYHNWFYRRNIVFEEMGFDKFISKEFFTDPEKKGTYIRDTELTKKILQQLGQNDKPDFIYAISMEAHGPYAEKPNAGNTIQVQGDFSAKNKILLENYVNTISDVDQSLKALIEGLNKIDEPTIVVFYGDHLPLLGNSSEVYKEADFFQDGGSYSDYLNKYTVPFVIWDNFSTQKDKNICISSSFLGPYILEKSKKEGNTLMDFLYSLYEKGSDVMAAAQYQKNEKITEAESADYEMLQYDSLIGNAYVYELKPQDKPVQNALYLLGERFPKIEKVLRLSGNVIQVQGENFLPDYQIYIDDTLVKTKYVSNTVLTAVLPKSIQNETEPVSLLLKMIDSLNNVISESNTYSFSCTDGASIDDK
- a CDS encoding phosphatidylserine/phosphatidylglycerophosphate/cardiolipin synthase family protein codes for the protein MSKAKVPFLIILMIIVISVPTMSGCSKIFSFSADDESNPVSNLPAGALYLDGAAIRPLTLNVINQAKQSIYIELSSLNDQEIINLLITKAHSGIEVRLLLDQWQRDNTSTIKALKNENISVQYYPAEKGQYQTVRYMVVDHKTAVFYGKDWTAKGFDAHSMAVKLSGDSVGVMDKSFGKDWNYTTTLSLDLPDTSKLPEDNITFAIAVNVKQQLLNLINAAASEVLIETEQLSKDDIIDALLEAKKRGCNVKVIVSLSSAITSPDAIQELKDAQIELRYYNHPDKKAMGANFGIFDQTTLFVSNSAWTYPSFVINHEGSLTIPSPAVAKKVAALFDEEWANSTP
- a CDS encoding TIGR04086 family membrane protein codes for the protein MSKPFQLSLVTKGIALAIVISFLLTVVLSLVYFFTSVQESFLYSLLAAGIGVLIASFYIAYQSGARGLLYGLAVGIGFFVVTLLIYYIFYAGDPSWKILLKKVLISPIAGVIGGSIGAVMKK
- the glnA gene encoding type I glutamate--ammonia ligase, whose amino-acid sequence is MNYTKEDVLREAYEKGVKFMRLQFTDIFGVLKNVSIPVEQLEKALDGEMMFDGSSIEGFVRIEESDMYLRPDPDTFVVFPWRPAEGGVARLICDVYNPDGTPFNGCPRNTLKKVLAEASEMGFKCYIGPELEFFLFHVDTEGRPTLITHDKAGYFDMTPVDLGESARRDMVLALEQMNFEIEASHHEVAPGQHEIDFKYADALEMADKMVTFRFVVRTIAQRHGLHATFMPKPIFGINGSGMHVNQSLFKNGKNVFYDQEGPMNLSSEAYHYIAGIMEHAKAFTAITNPTVNSYKRLVPGYEAPCYIAWSGRNRSPLIRIPAKRGSSTRIELRSPDPSCNPYLALAVQIKAGLDGIKRKLNPPEAVDLNIFAMDDRQRKEMGIDSLPGDLKEALTLLSNDEVIKDALGEHIYSRFVAAKTEEYDSFRIAVHKWEIDRYLEIY
- the pfkA gene encoding 6-phosphofructokinase, with the translated sequence MGADSKVAVLTSGGDAPGMNTAIRAVVRKGIYHDLRVYGVFHGYDGLLRGEIKEMELGSVADIVHRGGTVLKTARCEEMFTAEGQRQAADQLKAKGIEALVVIGGDGSYRGAKKLAEWGIKVIGVPGTIDNDIAGTDSTIGFDTAVNTVVEAVSKLRDTASSHERTFLVEVMGRNCGDIALHSGLAIGAESILTPEIPFDLQEISEKLLRGYRRGKNHSIIICAEGAGDIREIASGLKKYSGLENRVTILGHIQRGGAPSAADSLLGAMMGGKAIEALMEGKSEVMISHFQNEIVDRPLELAFKEKKMFNRKLYELANELAI
- the panB gene encoding 3-methyl-2-oxobutanoate hydroxymethyltransferase; this translates as MKKMIPDFKKMSEQEKKITMLTAYDFPTARIVEKAGVDVILVGDSLGMVILGYDSTVPVTMEDMLHHAKAVRRGAPSTFMIVDMPYLTYARPEDALRNAGRLMQEGGADAVKLEGGEEYREIISFLTKAGIPVVGHIGLTPQTAGLLGGYKVQGTEIHSASKLLRDAGILAQAGVFMLVLEAIPALLAAKITQSISVPTIGIGAGNQCDGQVLVIHDMIGASDKTVPTFVKQYAMIESLIVDAVQKYCAEVKDTAFPSDKHSFSMKEEVLNKLT
- a CDS encoding rod shape-determining protein produces the protein METVFALDIGTRVVIGLVAQKSESGYEVIASARTEHTQRAMYDGQVHDVNEVAKAVSYVKHELEHKLNCKLTKVAVAAAGRALCTETATVTREEVLPTHWEQEEVLAMEMEAVQKAMKKISAEETDNILFYCVGYSTVKQLLEDQQITTLVGQRGKKAEITVISSFLPRTVVDGLIAVLARAGLEMASLTLEPIAAGLAAIPGDMRRLNLALVDIGAGTADIAFTKEGTFFAYGMVPMAGDEVTEAICSNYLVDFQEGERIKKQLNGNDPNPNSLIDIVNFFGARSSVTRQEILDVIKPTVQVIAERIGGEILLLNNSCSPQAVIMVGGGSLTPLMGDILSKVINLSRGRIGIQVRERLSAVSGQEEDLFGSDVITPIGIAISALDNKGLHYYAVNVNNTNIPLFELQLATVAEGLLAAGIQPKTFFGRPGSALIYKLNGEIQVIKGELGSPAVITVNGQSAKLDQRLSQGDEVTFMPGHSGEDAKAQVKDVISRPAAKKIIWDGKEEEFNPFIYLNNKPADEEDWLEDGCSLLVKMNETLYDLLAMKGINLNKINKKKIKVNNQPRELVSDMEIIVNGYAVTKDCVINNNDRIDILEKKILIRDLALEAEPMIFTVNGEAFSLPPLEAKIYCKGRVIQEDEPIEDGMEIRVEGFSRKPILSELFPYINLAENSISGGKLEMQVNGSEAHFTTELNQGDRIIVNWINKFALAR